Proteins co-encoded in one Ciconia boyciana chromosome 14, ASM3463844v1, whole genome shotgun sequence genomic window:
- the SYS1 gene encoding protein SYS1 homolog: protein MAAQFRSYVWDPALIVAQMVLLQAGYYSSLGLWLALLGTLGRTGPSLHQVFSDEILGFSTLPGRLSMMAFILNALTCALGLLYFIRRGKQCLDFTVTVHFFHLLGCWIYNSHFPSTLTWWLVHIVCTALMAAIGEYLCMRIELREIPLNSAPKSNV, encoded by the exons ATGGCGGCGCAGTTCCGCAGCTACGTGTGGGACCCGGCGCTGATCGTGGCGCAGATGGTGCTGCTGCAGGCGGGCTACTACAGCTCGCTCGGGCTCTGGCTCGCCCTCCTCGGCACCCTGGGCAGGACCGGGCCCTCCCTCCACCAGGTCTTCAGCGACGAG ATTTTAGGCTTCTCAACCCTGCCTGGGAGGCTCTCCATGATGGCTTTCATCCTCAATGCACTCACCTG tgctCTGGGCTTGCTGTACTTCATCCGCCGAGGAAAGCAGTGCCTGGATTTCACAGTCACGGTTCACTTCTTCCACCTTCTGGGCTGCTGGATTTATAACTCGCACTTTCCCTCGACCCTGACGTGGTGGCTGGTGCACATCGTGTGCACCGCGCTGATGGCTGCGATCGGGGAGTACCTCTGCATGAGGATAGAACTCAGAGAAATCCCCCTCAACTCTGCCCCCAAATCCAACGTATAG